A section of the Bombus terrestris chromosome 2, iyBomTerr1.2, whole genome shotgun sequence genome encodes:
- the LOC100648548 gene encoding uncharacterized protein LOC100648548, which translates to MNRTNKRVLKRRSNPEVSRRNDSSSSEESSSVTESTEHSPHVQNTSTPLRPRWTNSEEINRFRREQREINDAEEVSSDKKGSKKFHRRKEHVDRKRYQDNREKIVEKQRGGHDRRDKRRHDMRSEDVANKRRKETSSSESSNKSYNESDLERSKRKKRDLVGDNELPITEILRRSQENARTKYEHQVPLPVLTTDKVYVQHRGGFSTMKINQTKGFPSDKKTERASSVDIRNEENSPPIKVAIMLQQFWKNTGLLYQGLLGGMALTHFIMLHVFFNNSIEFIAEYSPFCEIYTNIFSFLIAMCVVSTFDKFDLARFDVEHLRELYFDYNKAMIAVPLYLVVFCLHQIGAGTDDQLNLIHYYSSNHTVWQNVTNVQSLLDDLNSWQRISMSKDLLAVFAWLFVSLGTKDDSFLTYLQSMEKYADDIESSRR; encoded by the exons AGTTTCACGTAGAAACGACTCGAGCAGCAGCGAGGAATCTTCGTCGGTTACCGAGAGCACTGAGCATTCACCACATGTTCAAAACACCAGCACGCCTCTTAGACCTAGATGGACAAATTCCGAAGAGATCAATAGGTTTCGACGAGAACAAAGAGAGATCAACGATGCAGAAGAGGTGTCATCCGATAAAAAGGGATCGAAAAAGTTTCACAGACGCAAAGAGCATGTTGATCGAAAAAGGTATCAGGACAATCGTGAAAAGATCGTTGAAAAGCAGAGAGGAGGACACGACCGACGTGATAAACGAAGACACGATATGCGTTCTGAAGACGTTGCTAATAAAAGACGAAAGGAAACATCCAGTTCAGAGTCATCAAACAAAAGTTATAATGAAAGCGACTTGGAACGATCGAAACGAAAAAAACGAGATTTAGTAG GGGATAATGAATTGCCTATTACGGAAATCTTAAGGAGGTCGCAAGAAAATGCGCGAACCAAATATGAGCATCAGGTGCCACTCCCTGTGTTAACCACGGATAAAGTTTACGTACAGCACAGGGGTGGTTTTAGTacaatgaaaattaatcaaacaaAAGGTTTTCCTAGTGACAAGAAAACTGAAAGGGCAAGTAGCGTTGATATTCGTAACGAAGAAAATTCACCGCCTATAAAGGTGGCTATTATGCTTCAACAATTTTGGAAGAATACAGGTCTTTTGTATCAAGGCCTTCTAGGCGGTATGGCGCTTACTCATTTCATCATG ttgcacgtattttttaataattctatagaattcatcGCAGAATATTCACCgttttgcgagatttatacaaacatcttttcctttcttattgCCATGTGCGTCGTTTCAACATTCGATAA GTTTGATTTGGCACGATTCGACGTGGAACATCTGCGTGAGCTTTATTTCGACTATAACAAAGCAATGATCGCAGTTCCTTTGTATCTCGTCGTTTTCTGTCTTCATCAAATCGGCGCAGGGACTGACGATCAATTAAATTTGATACATTATTACAGTTCCAATCATACCGTATGGCAAAAC gtCACCAATGTTCAGTCCCTTCTGGACGACTTAAATAGTTGGCAGAGGATATCTATGTCGAAAGATTTACTTGCAGTGTTCGCCTGGTTGTTTGTTTCCCTTGGTACGAAAGATGATTCGTTTTTGACTTACCTACAGTCGATGGAGAAGTACGCGGACGATATCGAGTCCTCCAGACGGTAA